The Pseudoxanthomonas sp. SL93 genome segment CATGTCACGCTCGAATCGGAATCGCCCTCGATGTACCGCGGCGAGTATCTCGCGTGCCGGCTGCTGGAAGAGGCGCTGGCGGGTGCTGGCGAACCGGACATGGCGCAGCTGGACCATGCCCTGGCCGATCCTGAAGCACTGGACCGGATCGTGCGCGACTATGCCGCCCCGCGCTATCGCGAGGGTTACGAAAAAGGCATCCACGACCACGACGCCGCTGCGATCCTGCGCGCGTTCCTGCCCTTGCGCAGCGCCGCCGGCACGCTGCGGCATGCGCCGGCGGCGCGTGCGTTGGCGGTGGCCTGGTGGTGCCGCAGCGACGCCGCCCCACAGGAGGCGATCGACCGGATCCGCGCGGCGCGCGCGATCGATGCGATGTCGCCGGCGGGACGCGCATTGCAGTCGGTGCGCGAGGAACTGGCGACCGCCATCATCGAATGGGTGCAGCGCGACGCGCTGCCCTTCGCTGCCACGGATGCCGTAGCGGCGGCGGCCTTCCTGGTGGACACCGTCGCCACGGCGACGCCCACGTTCCGTTTCACCCATTATGCGGAAGCACTGGTGACCGCGTTCCGCGGCCGCCTGTCCAACGACGCCGGCGGCGGCGTACTGACCAGTGCGCTGCAACGCCTGGACGGACGAGCGGCCGCGGCCTGGTCACTACTGCGACAGGCGCTGGATGCGCTGGTCGCCTTGCCGGAGTACGCGCACCTGGCCGCCTACGTGCCAGAAGCGATCGCGCTGTTCCGCCACGGCGCGCAGCTGACGCATGTAGTCGAGCACGTGACGCTGATGGCGACCGTCGAAGGTTTGCTGGGCGAACACGAGCGCATCCGCGAGGGCCGCCTGTCGCTGGCGGTGGACGACCTGCCGGCGCGCTTCGCCGCGCACCGAGACCACTTCGTCCCGGCCTGGCAGCGCTACCAGGCGCTGCGCAGCGAAGTCGCGCAGCGCGAGCGCGCGGCGATGCGCCTGTCGGAATTCAAGGCCCGTCCCCTCAGCTCGTTCGTGCGCAACAAGTTGATCAACGACGTGTACCTGCCAGTGATCGGCGACAACCTCGCCAAGCAGATGGGCACCGTGGGCGAAAACAAGCGCAGCGACCTGATGGGCTTGCTGATGATGATTTCGCCACCCGGGTACGGCAAGACCACGTTGATGGAGTACGTGGGGCACCGGCTGGGCCTGGTGTTCATGAAGATCAATGGGCCGGCGCTCGGGCACGGGGTGCGCTCCCTTGACCCGGCGCAGGCACCTGACGCGACATCACGACAGGAGCTGGAGAAGCTCAACCTGGCACTGGAGATGGGCAACAACGTCATGCTGTACCTGGACGACATCCAGCACACGCATCCGGAGTTCCTGCAGAAGTTCATCTCGCTGTGCGACGGCACGCGCCGCATCGAGGGCGTCTGGCGCGGCAAGACCAAGACCTACGACATGCGCGGACGCAAGTTCGCGGTGGTGATGGCCGGCAACCCGTACACGGAGTCCGGCGAGGTCTTCAAGATCCCGGACATGCTGGCCAACCGTGCAGACATCTACAATCTGGGCGACGTGCTGGGCGGCATGGAAGATGCCTTCCTGCTGAGCTACGTGGAGAACTGCCTGACCTCCAATCCCGTGCTGGCGCCGCTCGCCACGCGTGACATGGCCGACCTGTACCTGCTGGTCGACAAGGCTCGCGGCAAGGAGGTCAGCACCAACCAGCTGTCGCATGCCTACAGCGGCGCGGAGATCGGCGAGATCGTCGCGGTGCTGCAGCGCCTGTTGACCGTGCGCGACGTGGTCTACCGCGTCAACCGGCACTACATCGCCAGCGCCGCGCAGGCGGACAATTACCGCGTGGAACCACCTTTCCGGCTGCAGGGCAGCTACCGCAACATGAACAAGCTGGCGGAGAAGATTTCGCCGGTGATGAATGCGGCCGAACTTCAGCAGCTGATATCCGACCACTATCTTGGCGAAGCGCAACTGCTGACCACGGGTGCCGAAGAGAACCTGCTGAAACTGGCCGAACTGCGCGGCACGCTGACCGGCGAAGAGCAGATGCGCTGGGCCCAGATCAAGGCGGACTTTCTTCGCAACAAGGCCATGGGCGCTGAAGATGCCGATGTCGGCGGTCGGGTCGTCGCACAGCTGGCCGACATCGCCGTTGGCCTGCAGCGACTGAGCGACCCCGCCCCGGTGCAGGCCACTCAGCCGGCGCCTTGGGAGGCACTGCTGTCGGCGCTGCACTCGCTGCGGCCACCAGAAGCGGTGCCCCCCGCTCCGCCTGTGCCGCCTGCTGCGCCCGCGGTCGATACCGCACCCGTGCTGCAGGCCCTTCAACAGACGATGGCGAGGCAGGACCAGCTCAACGCAGCGCTTGTGGCACTGGCGCAGGCCATGCGCAGTGGAGCCCCTGCACTTGCAGCCACCGGCGTGCGCAAAGCCAAGCCGCGCTCGCCGCGCGAGGCGGAGTTCGACCAGGTGATCGCGAGTCTCGCGTTCAAGGAAGAACGCCCCACGCCAACACTGGATGTTTCACCGTCCCGACCGGACAGTGAAGAGGGAGACGGTTCGAGGTGAACCAGACGCGCATCGCGGATGTCGAGATCGCCGGCGTGGCCGAACACGCCGCCGCCATCCGCGCGTTGGCGCAGGCGGGGGCAGGCGATCTGCAGGCGACCCTACGCGACCTGCGCACCGTGCTGCTCTCGGCAGACCCGCGTGCGCTACGCCGCAGCGTGGGATTCTGGGGCCGGCTGATCGGCCGCGACATCCGCCTGGCCGCCGAAGCGCGCTCGCTGCGTGAGCGCACCGGCATCCTGCTGCAGCAAGCTGGTTTTGAAGCATCACGGCTGCGCAACCAGCACGCCACACTCGCTACACATGCGCAGCGGCTGCGCGACATCTGTGCACAGCTGCAACAAGTCATCGACAGCCTCGGGCGCCAACAGGCGATGGCGGAAGGCGACACGCCTGCCCGATCCCCACGTCTCGCGCACCTCATCACGCTCCGCAGCGCGTACGAGATCACGGCCAGCCAGCTGGACCTCGTCGCCGCCAATGCGCTCGCCATCGCCGACCGTCACGCGCAGCAACTGCCCCGGCTGACCGTGCTGCTCGACCAGCAGCTAGGTGTCACCGCCGGTGCCAGCCACGGAATGCAGCTATCCTCCGCTGCGCGGACGATAGAAGAGCTGGAAGCCCATATCGAAAACCTGCCCGCACCATCCGCCGCGCCCGCGACGGCGGCGCGCGCCACTCAAACCCAGGAGGCCTCATGACGACCCATCCCGAACAGCCGCTGGTTCCCGCGACGCTGTCGCCCCAGCTGCTGACAGACCTGGGCCTGCAAAACGGCGACATCCCGCGTATCCAGGAAGCAGCGAAAGCGCTGCAGGACATCACACCCGGCAACCTGCACACCTACGGTCGCGAAGCGACCACCAAGACCAGCGCCTTCAGCACGCAGTTGCTGGACAAGGTCCGCAATGCCGACCTTGACAGCAGTGGCGACAAGCTGGGCGAAGTGGTGCGCATCGCGCGTTCGCTGAACCTCGAATCCTTCCATGGCCGCTCCAAGTTGCCGATCCTCGGCCCGCTGATCGACAAGATGCGCGCCACCAAGAACGACCTGGTCCAGCGATACAGCTCGACCAACCGCCAGATCGACCAGCTGATGGGCGACGTGGGCAAGACCCAGCAGATCCAGCAGCAGCGCGTCCGCGAGTACGACCAGATGCACGACATCGTGCTGGAGGAACGCCGCGAGCTGGGCGTGCACGTGGCCGCCGGCCGCGTCCGCATTAGCGAGCTCGAGGCGGAACTTGCTTCGCTGGCAGGACATGAAGATCCCGAATCGCGCACCCGGCATGCGTCCCTCGACACGGCGCTGCGCCTTATAGACAAGCGCGTGTCCGATCTGCAGGTGCTGCAGCACGCCGCCAATCAGACGCTGCCGATGATCCGGCTGATCCAGGCCAACGCGATCCAGCTGATCGAGAAATTCAGCGCGGTACGCGACGTCACCATCCCGATGTGGCGCAACCAGTTCGCCATCCAGCTCTCGCTGGCCGACCAGCGCAACGCCGTGGAGCTGGCGAACGCCATCGACGATGCAAGCAATGAGTTGATGCGCAAGAACGCCGAACTGGTTCACTCCACCGCCGTTGGCACCGCACGAGCCAACCAGCGCTCGGCGATCGACATCGAGACGCTGCGGACCGTCAATGACACCCTTATCCGCACCGTCGAGGAAGTCCGCGAAATCCATCGCGATGGCATGGCCAAGCGTAAGCAGCTGTCCAGCGAACTCGTCGGCATGCGTGAAGATCTGGAGAAGCGGCTGGCACTCCCGACGACAGGCAGCACGCCAGCCTGACCACGAATTAACAGCGCTCGCCGCAAACGCAACGGGCCGCCCAAGGGCGGCCCGTCCTGTTCGCCTGGCAGCCTGCCGACTTACTCCACCGTCACCGACTTGGCCAGGTTGCGCGGCTTGTCGACGTCGGTGCCGCGGGCCAGGGCCGTGTGGTAAGCCAGCAGCTGCACCGGGATCGTGTGCACCACCGGGCTCAGTACGCCGGTGTGGCGGGGGGTGCGGATCACGTGGACGCCTTCCGATTCGCTGAAGTGGCTGTCCTGGTCGGCGAAGACGAACAGTTCGCCGCCACGCGCGCGCACTTCCTGCATGTTGGACTTCACCTTCTCCAGCAGCCGGTCGTTGGGGGCGATGACCACCACCGGCATGTCGGCGTCCACCAGCGCAAGCGGGCCATGCTTCAGCTCACCGGCGGGATACGCTTCGGCGTGGATGTAGGAGATTTCCTTCAGCTTCAACGCGCCTTCCAGGGCGATCGGGTAGTGCAGGCCGCGACCGAGGAACAGCGCATCGGACTTGGGTGCGAAGCGCTCGGCCCACAGCGCGATCTGCGGTTCCAGGTTCAACGCATGCTGCACGCTGCCGGGCAGGTGACGCAGCTCTTCCAGGTAGCCGGCCTCGTCTTCCGCGCTGACCTTGCCATGCAGCTTGCCCAGCACGACGGTCAACTGGAACAGTGCCGCCAGCTGAGTGGTGAAGGCCTTGGTGGAAGCCACGCCGATCTCGGCACCGGCGCGGGTGTAGCAGACCAGTTCACTGGCGCGCGGGATGGCGCTCTCGGGCACGTTGCAGATCGACAGCGTGTGCAGGTGGCCCAGGGACTTGGCGTATTTCAGCGCTTCCATCGTGTCGAGCGTTTCGCCCGACTGCGAGATCGTCACCACCAGGTGCTTCGGATTCGCATAGGCGGCGCGATAGCGGTATTCGCTGGCGATTTCCACGCTGCACGGCAGGCCGGCGATGGCCTCGATCCAGTAGCGCGCCGTCAGGCCGGCATAGTAGCTGGTGCCGCAGGCGAGGATCTGCACGCCCTCGACGCCTTTCAGCACCGCCTCGGCATTCGCGCCGAACAACGTCGCGGAGAAGCCGCCGTCGATCACCGCCTCGATGGTGTCGGCAATGGCGCGGGGCTGCTCGTGGATTTCCTTCTGCATGAAGTGGCGATACGGACCAAGCTCAAGCGACGCCAGGGAAACGTCGGAGACGTGCACCTCGCGCGTGATCGGCTGGTTGTCGCCGTCGAATACCTGCACCGCATCGCGGCTGATGTCCGCCGTGTCGCCCTCTTCCAGAAAGATCACCCGGCGCGTGGCCTGGATGATGGCCGACACGTCCGATGCGACGAAGTTCTCGCCGTCGCCCAGGCCCACCAGCAGCGGGCAGCCCATGCGTGCGCAGACCAGGCGTTCGGGTTCCTGGCGGCTGACGACCGCCAGCGCATAGGCGCCGGTGAGTTCCTTGACCGTCCGCTGCAGCGCGGCCAACAGGTCGTTGCCATCCTTCAGGTGGTAGTGCATCAGGTGCGCGATGACTTCGGTATCGGTCTGCGACTCGAACACGTAGCCCAGTGCGCGCAGCCGTTCACGCTGCTCCTCGTGGTTCTCGATGATGCCGTTGTGCACCAGCGCCACGCCATGGCTGATGTGCGGGTGCGCGTTGGATTCGGTGACCCCGCCATGGGTGGCCCAGCGGGTGTGGCCGATGCCCAGCGTGGCCTGGAAGCCCTCGGCCGCGGCGGCATTTTCCATTTCCGAGACCCTGCCGGTGCGGCGCACGCGGCGTACATCCTGCTGGTCAACCACCGCGATGCCGGCGGAGTCGTAACCCCGGTACTCCAGTCGCTTGAGCCCTTCGATCAGAACCGGAACCACATCGCGATCTGCGATCGCGCCCACAATGCCGCACATAGGCTGCTGCCACCGTTGGTTGAAGTTGATACGCCATTCTACGTGTCCGGGCCGGACAGTCGCTGTCCGCCCACTGTCCGCGGACAGCCGGACAGCGGCCATTCCCCGGACAACCCCTTTTGAATCAAATGCTTGCGTTTGGCACGCATCCTGCTTTGTTGTGCAGGTCTCTCCACAGAACGCACGCCACCGATGATTCGGGACACCTCCGCTCAAGACCGCCCCATCACCGCCGCCCAGACCCGCGCCCCCTGGCGCCGCTGGGTATGGCCTGCCGCTGGCGGCGCGCTGCTGCTGGCCGGCATCGTGTTCGCCGCGCGCGGGTGGCTGGGGGGCACGGCGTCCATCGACGGCGAGCGCCTGCGCATCGCCGAGGTGACGCGCGGTGACCTGGTCCGCGACATCGCCGCCGACGGCCGCGTCATTTCCGCCAACAGTCCCACCCTGTACGCCGTCGCCGGTGGTGTGGTGACCCTGAAGGTGGTGGCCGGCGACCAGGTCAAGAAGGGCCAGCCGCTGGCCGAGATCGACAGCCCGGAACTGCGCAGCAAGCTGGCGCAGGAACAGACCACGCTGGCCGGCCTGGAAGCCGAAGCCAGCCGCGCCACGCTGGACGCCAGCGTCACCCGCGCCAATGCGCAGAAGGCACTGGACCAGGCCGAAATCGAACGCCAGGCCGCCGAACGCAACCTGCAGCGCTACCAGCGCGGTTTCGACGGTGGCGCGGTGCCTCAGGTCGACGTGATGGAAGCCCAGGACAACCTGCGCAAGAGCGAGATCGCCGTAGCCCATGCGCGCAAGGATCTGGGCCTGCAGGGCCAAGGCGCGGGCCTGGATGCCCGCAACAAGCACCTGCTGGCCGATCGCCAGCGTGCCGTCGTGGTGGAAGTGCAGCGCCAGGTGGATGCATTGACGCTGCGCGCGCCGTTCGATGGCCAAGTCGGCCAGATCCAGGCCGTGCAGCGCTCCAACGTGGCCATCAATGCGCCCGTGCTGAGCGTGGTGGACCTGTCCGTGTTCGAAGTCGAGATCAAGGTGCCGGAAAGTTTCGCGCGTGACCTGGCCATCGGCATGCCGGCCACGCTGACCAGCAACGGCGCCCCCTTCCCCGGCGCGATTTCGGCCGTGTCACCGGAAGTGGTCAACGGCGAAGTGGTCACCCGTCTGCGCTTCTCCGAGAAGCAGCCGCCCGGCCTGCGCCAGAACCAGCGCCTGTCGGCCCGCATCATGATGGACACGCGTCGCAACGTGTTGATGGTGGAGCGCGGTCCGTTCGTCGAACAGGGCGGCGGCCGCTATGCCTACGTGATGGACGGCAGCACCGCCGTCCGCCGTCCCGTGCAGCTGGGCGTCAACAGCCTGAGCGCCGTCGAAGTGCTCGGCGGGCTGCAGGCCGGCGACAAGGTCGTCGTCTCCGGCAGCGATCTGTTCGGCGATGCCGAGCGCGTATCGGTCAACTAGCAATGCCAGGTGATTGGTGAGACGTGATTCGCAAGAGCACGCCTATCCCCGACCACCGCGCACCTCACCTCCCTCACCTCCCTCGAATCACCAATCACGAACCACGAATCACCATTAGGAGTCCGACAATGCTCGAAATGCGCCAAGTCGCCAAGGTCTACCGCACCGAACAGGTGGAAACGCACGCGCTGCGTTCGCTCGACCTGCATGTCCGCGAAGGCGAGTTCGTCGCGGTCACCGGTCCGTCGGGTTCCGGCAAGACCACCTTCCTCAACATCGCCGGCCTGCTGGAGACCTTCACCGGCGGCCAGTTCCTGCTGGACGGGCAGGATGTCAGCGGCCTGAACGACGATGCGCGCTCGCGCCTGCGCAACCAGAAGATCGGCTTCATCTTCCAGGGCTTCAACCTGATCCCGGACCTGAACCTCTTCGACAACGTCGACGTGCCGCTGCGCTACCGCGGCATGCCGGCGGCG includes the following:
- the glmS gene encoding glutamine--fructose-6-phosphate transaminase (isomerizing), whose translation is MCGIVGAIADRDVVPVLIEGLKRLEYRGYDSAGIAVVDQQDVRRVRRTGRVSEMENAAAAEGFQATLGIGHTRWATHGGVTESNAHPHISHGVALVHNGIIENHEEQRERLRALGYVFESQTDTEVIAHLMHYHLKDGNDLLAALQRTVKELTGAYALAVVSRQEPERLVCARMGCPLLVGLGDGENFVASDVSAIIQATRRVIFLEEGDTADISRDAVQVFDGDNQPITREVHVSDVSLASLELGPYRHFMQKEIHEQPRAIADTIEAVIDGGFSATLFGANAEAVLKGVEGVQILACGTSYYAGLTARYWIEAIAGLPCSVEIASEYRYRAAYANPKHLVVTISQSGETLDTMEALKYAKSLGHLHTLSICNVPESAIPRASELVCYTRAGAEIGVASTKAFTTQLAALFQLTVVLGKLHGKVSAEDEAGYLEELRHLPGSVQHALNLEPQIALWAERFAPKSDALFLGRGLHYPIALEGALKLKEISYIHAEAYPAGELKHGPLALVDADMPVVVIAPNDRLLEKVKSNMQEVRARGGELFVFADQDSHFSESEGVHVIRTPRHTGVLSPVVHTIPVQLLAYHTALARGTDVDKPRNLAKSVTVE
- a CDS encoding toxic anion resistance protein encodes the protein MTTHPEQPLVPATLSPQLLTDLGLQNGDIPRIQEAAKALQDITPGNLHTYGREATTKTSAFSTQLLDKVRNADLDSSGDKLGEVVRIARSLNLESFHGRSKLPILGPLIDKMRATKNDLVQRYSSTNRQIDQLMGDVGKTQQIQQQRVREYDQMHDIVLEERRELGVHVAAGRVRISELEAELASLAGHEDPESRTRHASLDTALRLIDKRVSDLQVLQHAANQTLPMIRLIQANAIQLIEKFSAVRDVTIPMWRNQFAIQLSLADQRNAVELANAIDDASNELMRKNAELVHSTAVGTARANQRSAIDIETLRTVNDTLIRTVEEVREIHRDGMAKRKQLSSELVGMREDLEKRLALPTTGSTPA
- a CDS encoding efflux RND transporter periplasmic adaptor subunit, whose amino-acid sequence is MIRDTSAQDRPITAAQTRAPWRRWVWPAAGGALLLAGIVFAARGWLGGTASIDGERLRIAEVTRGDLVRDIAADGRVISANSPTLYAVAGGVVTLKVVAGDQVKKGQPLAEIDSPELRSKLAQEQTTLAGLEAEASRATLDASVTRANAQKALDQAEIERQAAERNLQRYQRGFDGGAVPQVDVMEAQDNLRKSEIAVAHARKDLGLQGQGAGLDARNKHLLADRQRAVVVEVQRQVDALTLRAPFDGQVGQIQAVQRSNVAINAPVLSVVDLSVFEVEIKVPESFARDLAIGMPATLTSNGAPFPGAISAVSPEVVNGEVVTRLRFSEKQPPGLRQNQRLSARIMMDTRRNVLMVERGPFVEQGGGRYAYVMDGSTAVRRPVQLGVNSLSAVEVLGGLQAGDKVVVSGSDLFGDAERVSVN